One region of Salvelinus namaycush isolate Seneca chromosome 3, SaNama_1.0, whole genome shotgun sequence genomic DNA includes:
- the LOC120036166 gene encoding homologous-pairing protein 2 homolog isoform X1 yields MSKKDNGGLTVIFAYLNEKNRPYSAQDVFNNLQKQHGLGKTAVVKAMEQLALEGKIKEKTYGKQKIYFADQAQFAEVSEADLKAIDSRISDLSTQVQAISQGCRQLDAELKELNSSLTTEEMMSEIQELKAECSGYRERLEKIKSATNHVTPEQKEMVYKERHLYVKEWKKRKRLASDMMGSILEGYPKTKKQFLEEVGVETDEDCKVTMPST; encoded by the exons ATGAGCAAAAAAGACAACGGAG GTTTAACAGTCATATTTGCTTACCTGAACGAGAAGAACCGTCCTTACAGTGCCCAAGATGTCTTTAACAATTTACAGAAGCAGCACGGCCTGGGAAAGACG GCTGTGGTTAAAGCCATGGAACAGTTGGCACTGGAAGGGAAGATCAAAGAGAAAACCTATGGGAAGCAAAAGATCTACTTTGCTGATCAG GCCCAGTTTGCAGAGGTGAGTGAGGCAGATCTGAAGGCCATCGACAGTCGCATCTCTGACCTCAGCACACAGGTGCAGGCTATCTCTCAGGGCTGCAGACAGCTGGACGCAG AGCTGAAGGAGCTCAACAGCTCCCTGACCACAGAGGAAATGATGTCAGAGATCCAGGAGCTGAAAGCAGAGTGTTCTGGTTACAGGGAGCGCCTGGAGAAGATCAAGTCAGCGACCAATCATGTCACACCAGAGCAGAAGGAGATG GTTTACAAGGAGAGACATCTCTACGTGAAAGagtggaagaagaggaagagactg GCATCTGACATGATGGGTTCCATTTTGGAGGGATACCCCAAGACCAAGAAGCAATTTCTG GAAGAAGTTGGTGTGGAGACTGATGAGGACTGTAAAGTGACTATGCCAAGTACCTGA
- the LOC120036166 gene encoding homologous-pairing protein 2 homolog isoform X2, with translation MSKKDNGGLTVIFAYLNEKNRPYSAQDVFNNLQKQHGLGKTAQFAEVSEADLKAIDSRISDLSTQVQAISQGCRQLDAELKELNSSLTTEEMMSEIQELKAECSGYRERLEKIKSATNHVTPEQKEMVYKERHLYVKEWKKRKRLASDMMGSILEGYPKTKKQFLEEVGVETDEDCKVTMPST, from the exons ATGAGCAAAAAAGACAACGGAG GTTTAACAGTCATATTTGCTTACCTGAACGAGAAGAACCGTCCTTACAGTGCCCAAGATGTCTTTAACAATTTACAGAAGCAGCACGGCCTGGGAAAGACG GCCCAGTTTGCAGAGGTGAGTGAGGCAGATCTGAAGGCCATCGACAGTCGCATCTCTGACCTCAGCACACAGGTGCAGGCTATCTCTCAGGGCTGCAGACAGCTGGACGCAG AGCTGAAGGAGCTCAACAGCTCCCTGACCACAGAGGAAATGATGTCAGAGATCCAGGAGCTGAAAGCAGAGTGTTCTGGTTACAGGGAGCGCCTGGAGAAGATCAAGTCAGCGACCAATCATGTCACACCAGAGCAGAAGGAGATG GTTTACAAGGAGAGACATCTCTACGTGAAAGagtggaagaagaggaagagactg GCATCTGACATGATGGGTTCCATTTTGGAGGGATACCCCAAGACCAAGAAGCAATTTCTG GAAGAAGTTGGTGTGGAGACTGATGAGGACTGTAAAGTGACTATGCCAAGTACCTGA